The Ananas comosus cultivar F153 linkage group 2, ASM154086v1, whole genome shotgun sequence genome contains a region encoding:
- the LOC109706529 gene encoding sugar transport protein 7 translates to MAGGGAAPIGIKKERAAQYKGRVTPFVVMACIVAAVGGSIFGYDIGISGGVTSMDPFLEKFFPVVYRRKNSGSQNNYCKYDNQGLAAFTSSLYLAGLVASIGASPVTRKYGRRVSIICGGISFLIGATLNAAAANLAMLLLGRIMLGVGIGFGNQAVPLYLSEMAPAHLRGGLNMMFQLATTLGIFTANMINYGTGKIKPWGWRLSLGLAAAPAFLMTVGGFLLPETPNSLIEQGRVEEGRRILERIRGTADVEAEFQDMIEASELANSIKHPFRNILEARNRPQLVMAIFMPTFQILTGINSILFYAPVLFQSMGFGGNASLYSSVMTGAVLALSTLISIATVDRWGRRVLLISGGIQMIICQVIVAVILGLKFGNDKHLSKEFSIIVVVVVCLFVAAFGWSWGPLGWTVPSEIFPLETRSAGQSITVAVNLFFTFVIAQAFLSLLCNLKFGIFLFFAGWITIMTVFVYVFLPETKGIPIEEMVLLWRRHWLWKRIMPPAPAVEDGWGAEMQVPDTSEYK, encoded by the exons GCGGGGTGACATCCATGGACCCATTTCTGGAGAAGTTCTTTCCGGTGGTCTACCGCCGGAAAAACTCCGGCAGCCAGAACAACTACTGCAAGTACGACAACCAGGGCCTCGCCGCCTTCACGTCCTCTCTTTATCTTGCCGGCCTCGTCGCTTCCATCGGCGCCTCCCCCGTCACCCGAAAGTACGGCCGCAGAGTCAGCATCATCTGCGGCGGCATCAGCTTCCTCATCGGCGCCACCCtcaacgccgccgccgccaacctCGCCATGCTGCTCCTGGGCCGCATCATGCTCGGCGTCGGCATTGGCTTCGGTAACCAG GCCGTCCCACTCTACTTGTCGGAGATGGCACCGGCGCACCTTCGTGGCGGCCTGAACATGATGTTCCAGCTCGCGACCACCCTCGGCATCTTCACCGCGAACATGATCAACTACGGCACCGGGAAGATCAAGCCGTGGGGGTGGCGTCTCTCCCTAGGCCTTGCGGCTGCCCCGGCTTTTCTGATGACCGTCGGCGGCTTCCTCCTCCCGGAGACCCCCAACAGCCTCATCGAGCAGGGCCGTGTCGAGGAGGGACGCCGCATCCTAGAACGGATCAGAGGCACTGCCGATGTGGAGGCTGAGTTCCAAGACATGATCGAGGCGAGCGAGCTCGCAAACTCCATCAAGCACCCTTTCAG AAACATTCTAGAAGCGAGGAACCGGCCACAACTCGTGATGGCGATATTCATGCCGACGTTTCAGATACTCACGGGGATCAACTCCATATTGTTCTACGCGCCCGTGCTGTTCCAGAGCATGGGCTTTGGAGGGAACGCGTCGCTGTATTCGTCGGTCATGACAGGGGCCGTGCTCGCCTTGTCGACGCTCATCTCGATCGCCACCGTCGATCGGTGGGGACGGAGGGTACTGCTCATAAGCGGCGGCATTCAGATGATCATATGTCAG GTCATAGTGGCTGTCATCCTGGGCCTGAAATTCGGCAACGACAAGCATCTGTCGAAGGAGTTCTcgatcatcgtcgtcgtcgtggtgTGCCTCTTCGTGGCGGCGTTCGGGTGGTCGTGGGGCCCGCTGGGGTGGACGGTGCCGAGCGAGATCTTCCCGCTGGAGACGCGGTCGGCCGGGCAGAGCATCACGGTGGCCGTCAACCTCTTCTTCACCTTCGTGATCGCGCAGGcgttcctctccctcctctgcAACCTCAAGTTCggcatcttcctcttcttcgcgGGCTGGATCACCATCATGACGGTGTTCGTCTACGTCTTTCTGCCGGAGACGAAGGGCATCCCGATCGAGGAGATGGTGCTGCTCTGGAGGCGGCACTGGCTCTGGAAGCGCATCATGCCGCCCGCCCCCGCCGTCGAGGACGGGTGGGGGGCCGAAATGCAGGTGCCCGATACCAGCGAGTACAAATAA